From a single Miscanthus floridulus cultivar M001 chromosome 8, ASM1932011v1, whole genome shotgun sequence genomic region:
- the LOC136470509 gene encoding uncharacterized protein yields the protein MAACASATQWAEEPGLALSTLRGAKGSPSFATANLLRNGRGGGRGVASVSTGAGRSSADPGAPSILYGAGGVASTATGSTTTAELTGLTARLPNARASGVSATAPEGATAGPGSASSPLPGGVGLLTDAPGATSSMSGRWSRGPRPTSPLSFLSEASVDNDVDRDSSNGRPSFRY from the exons atggcggcttgtgcctccgccacccagtgggcagaggagccaGGGCTTGCCTTAAGcactttaaggggcgccaaggggag ccccagcttcgccacagcaaacctcctCCGCAACGGCAGAGGCGGCGGCAGGGGCGTCGCGTCCGTATCCaccggcgccggtcggtcctcggcggaccccggcgccccttcgatcCTCTACGGggccggtggcgtcgcctccaccgccaccggctccaccacgaccgccgagcttaccgggctgacggcgcgtttgcctaacgcccgcgcctcgggcgtgtcggccacgGCCCCAGAGGGGgccaccgccggccccgggtccgcttcctctccccttcccgggggtgtCGGGCTGCTTaccgacgccccgggcgccacctcctcgatgtccggaaggtggtctagggggcctcgccccacctcgcccttgtcattcctgtccgaggcctccgtcgacaacgacgtcgacagggactcctccaacgggagaccttcCTTCCGCTACTGA
- the LOC136470508 gene encoding uncharacterized protein At1g51745-like — MGPSCPLLLRFLGPLFVLKDTAEGGRWSTFEQYRKLAEWSLRTALSVVADELPGVAQYFLKFEVPHIFCLYLLFLLFLRDWYNLEKSKRVKAFRCGEFDACIEKAEATQGTVVKKREKYARREDAILHALELERKQLASKYQTQGFRPGPPGNISACTKHRKDLGSTRYKSKKSKKRKDASVPADVKKEVGQCFLHAGSKRNFSESLTQGNVVSNHMGDLSHLRHSHGGATLENKERSTIVKKNRSDGSDFEDSLVSKSDRRRPLSQVLQSSENLPPHLKQSDDLGALLIGENNNSSLATSRSRRSKYTYMASDSGETQSHSDLPSIKMSSTGADFENESYLQHPGYFSEHTSSDFVEKQIAESSERECSESETEDDAELLQNASVILPIESCAPDPYSVQVSDKFKHVDYDDNEVTYSTYVPQLNESEEEDGSSELGVSQWHMKGKRNNRNAAKRLVDMRDGNTWLNKYNGPLKGSLHNTNGGNPRKESMHTSGEQFFEESFYQIKEEPNYDSEETNLFEDMSHSEANLYYGKKYPSSLRTTRDLSRGYSYFNDYENDSSNVSPLNMDAERIYHVDRNAYWDGPSFYQRKLTSRFGSMRPMLFNVNLKVQASYQGEHVPLVSLMSRLNGKAIVGHPIQIEIVEDGSTDHLVFCGDSGMQESTAAPPAWPTGRRTAMQRVPRSNPSGALLDGDNEGGLVYSDYEMKPTLRKYSSSSNHQVKVSKKSGSNARRSSAKSHKKSSKKTNVRALSSISTAKKHHGEGGRAKAHWHNDIFGGLIRSEGAVPLVTCVPTKVVFTRILEAVGRPPPSVAHRVRMASPSVRDPP, encoded by the exons atgggaccgtcgtgccctttgttgctGAGGTTCCTGGGGCCTTTGTTCGTCCtcaaggacacggccgagggcgggcgctggagtaccttcgagcagtaccgcaaGCTAGCGGAatggtcgctacggacggcgctgtctgtggtggccgacgaactgcccggagtcgctcag TATTTTCTGAAATTTGAAGTTCCTCACATATTCTGTTTGTATTTACTTTTCCTTTTGTTTCTTAGGGATTGGTACAACCTTGAGAAATCAAAACGTGTTAAAGCATTCAGGTGTGGAGAGTTTGATGCCTGTATTGAGAAGGCAGAGGCCACTCAAGGGACTGTTGTGAAGAAAAGAGAGAAATATGCACGGAGAGAAGATGCTATTCTTCATGCACTTGAATTGGAGAGGAAGCAGCTTGCATCAAAGTATCAGACTCAAGGTTTCAGACCTGGACCACCTGGTAATATTTCAG CTTGCACAAAACATCGCAAAGACCTTGGAAGTACTCGCTACAAGAGTAAAAAGAGCAAGAAGCGCAAAGATGCATCTGTTCCTGCTGATGTAAAAAAAGAAGTGGGACAATGTTTTCTACATGCTGGTTCGAAGAGAAACTTTTCAGAATCTCTTACTCAAGGAAATGTTGTGAGTAATCACATGGGTGATTTATCCCATTTGAGACATTCTCATGGAGGTGCCACTTTAGAGAACAAGGAGAGGAGTACAATTGTGAAGAAAAATAGATCGGACGGAAGTGATTTTGAAGATTCTCTTGTTTCAAAATCAGACAGACGCAGACCACTTTCTCAAGTATTGCAGAGCAGTGAAAACTTGCCTCCTCACTTAAAGCAAAGCGATGATTTGGGGGCTTTGTTAATTGGGGAGAATAATAATTCTTCACTTGCCACCTCCCGGTCCAGAAGAAGTAAATATACATACATGGCTAGTGATTCTGGTGAAACTCAGAGTCATAGTGATTTACCTTCTATAAAGATGTCTTCTACTGGAGCTGATTTTGAGAATGAAAGCTATCTTCAGCATCCTGGTTATTTTTCTGAGCACACTTCTTCTGACTTTGTTGAGAAGCAAATAGCTGAGTCTTCAGAGAGGGAATGCTCAGAAAGTGAGACTGAAGATGACGCTGAACTTCTGCAAA ATGCAAGCGTAATTCTACCTATAGAATCTTGTGCTCCTGATCCGTATTCTGTTCAAGTTTCTGATAAGTTCAAGCATGTGGATTATGATGACAATGAGGTGACATATTCTACTTATGTGCCCCAGTTGAATGAATCTGAGGAAGAGGATGGCTCTTCTGAGCTGGGTGTGTCTCAGTGGCACATGAAAGGTAAGCGCAACAATCGTAATGCCGCGAAGAGATTAGTGGATATGAGAGATGGAAATACATGGTTAAACAAATACAATGGACCATTAAAAGGGTCTTTGCATAACACAAATGGTGGGAATCCCAGAAAAGAAAGTATGCACACATCTGGTGAACAGTTTTTTGAGGAAAGCTTTTACCAAATTAAGGAGGAGCCCAATTATGATTCTGAGGAAACTAATTTATTTGAGGACATGAGCCATTCAGAGGCTAACTTGTATTATGGTAAAAAATACCCTTCATCCTTGAGAACCACAAGAGATCTTAGCCGAGGCTACAGTTACTTTAATGACTATGAGAATGACTCTTCAAATGTTTCTCCCCTAAATATGGACGCTGAACGGATATATCATGTTGATCGGAATGCATATTGGGATGGACCTTCATTTTACCAAAGGAAGTTGACTTCACGTTTTGGTAGCATGCGACCAATGTTGTTCAATGTTAACCTCAAAGTTCAGGCCAGCTACCAAGGAGAGCATGTCCCTCTTGTCTCTTTAATGAGCAGACTTAATGGCAAAGCAATTGTTGGACACCCTATCCAAATTGAAATAGTTGAAGATGGTTCCACAGATCATCTGGTATTCTGCGGTGATAGTGGTATGCAAGAGAGCACAGCTGCTCCACCTGCTTGGCCAACAGGTAGAAGAACTGCCATGCAAAGAGTTCCCCGTTCAAATCCATCAGGAGCACTGTTGGATGGCGATAATGAAGGTGGTCTTGTGTATTCTGATTATGAGATGAAACCAACCTTAAGAAAGTACTCATCGTCTTCGAATCACCAGGTTAAGGTGAGTAAGAAAAGCGGTTCGAATGCTAGGAGGTCATCAGCTAAGTCCCATAAGAAGTCATCCAAGAAAACAAACGTTAGAGCTCTCTCTTCCATTTCCACTGCAAAAAAACACCATGGAGAAGGTGGCCGAGCAAAGGCACATTGGCATAATGACATATTTGGTGGTTTAATCAGATCAGAAGGAGCAGTTCCTCTAGTGACATGTGTCCCAACGAAGGTTGTGTTCACTAGGATATTGGAAGCAGTTGGCAGGCCACCTCCATCTGTCGCTCACCGTGTTAGAATGGCTAGTCCTTCAGTGCGAGATCCTCCTTAG